One Devosia lacusdianchii genomic window carries:
- a CDS encoding extracellular solute-binding protein, with translation MTRTRLLSAATTIAALALATAPAMAQTKFEFWYGLSGDLSDRIQDMCKDFNASQADYEITCVSQDNYDANLQNTIAAYRANKHPTITQIFDAGTLDLMLSNAYVPVKTVMGEAGLDVNWDDYFSGIASYYSTSTGELLSMPFNSSTAMIYYNMDALAKVGYDATPTTWTEVEDAARKMKAAGYECPVGFDPAGAWQWFEQFSAIHNQPIATKGNGFGGLDAELVVSQGLFVDQLTWIKAMYDEGLFVHKSKDVGQNDLDAFAAGDCQIFSGSVAGHGTVTAKAIEGLNWQVAMLPMREGVERTNSLVGGASLWTLQGKTAEEYAGAAAFFAFISTPKQAEWWSTVTGYIPVTNSGFDAMTANGFYSAAPYAGRELAIGSLTATPPTENTRGIRLGNYASIRAEMVKTIQNVLFNNADVKQSLTDFDAKGNEILRKFEATYAGVQLP, from the coding sequence GGCCTTTCCGGCGACCTGTCCGACCGCATCCAGGACATGTGCAAGGACTTCAACGCCTCGCAGGCCGACTACGAAATCACCTGCGTGAGCCAGGACAATTACGACGCGAACCTGCAGAACACCATCGCTGCCTATCGCGCCAACAAGCACCCCACCATCACCCAGATCTTCGACGCCGGCACGCTCGACCTGATGCTGTCGAACGCCTATGTCCCGGTCAAGACCGTGATGGGCGAGGCTGGCCTCGACGTGAACTGGGACGACTATTTCTCCGGTATCGCCTCGTACTACTCGACCTCGACCGGCGAACTGCTGTCGATGCCGTTCAACTCCTCGACCGCGATGATCTATTACAACATGGATGCGCTGGCCAAGGTTGGCTACGACGCTACCCCGACCACCTGGACTGAAGTCGAAGACGCCGCGCGCAAGATGAAGGCCGCCGGCTACGAATGCCCGGTCGGCTTCGATCCGGCCGGCGCCTGGCAGTGGTTCGAGCAGTTCTCGGCGATCCATAACCAGCCCATCGCCACCAAGGGCAACGGCTTTGGCGGACTCGATGCCGAGCTCGTCGTCAGCCAGGGCCTGTTCGTCGATCAGCTGACCTGGATCAAGGCGATGTATGACGAAGGTCTGTTCGTCCACAAGAGCAAGGATGTCGGCCAGAACGACCTGGACGCTTTCGCCGCCGGCGACTGCCAGATTTTCTCGGGTTCGGTTGCCGGTCACGGCACTGTCACCGCCAAGGCCATCGAAGGCCTCAACTGGCAGGTTGCCATGCTGCCGATGCGTGAAGGCGTCGAACGCACCAACAGCCTCGTCGGTGGCGCTTCGCTCTGGACCCTCCAGGGCAAGACGGCCGAAGAATATGCCGGCGCTGCCGCCTTCTTTGCCTTCATCTCGACGCCAAAGCAGGCCGAGTGGTGGTCGACCGTTACCGGCTACATCCCGGTGACCAATTCGGGCTTTGACGCCATGACCGCCAACGGCTTCTACAGCGCCGCTCCCTACGCTGGCCGTGAACTGGCGATTGGCAGCCTGACCGCTACCCCGCCCACCGAGAACACCCGCGGTATCCGCCTCGGCAACTACGCCTCGATCCGCGCCGAGATGGTCAAGACCATCCAGAACGTGCTGTTCAACAATGCCGACGTGAAGCAGTCGCTGACCGATTTCGATGCCAAGGGCAACGAAATCCTGCGCAAGTTCGAAGCCACCTACGCTGGCGTTCAGCTCCCCTGA